From Bombyx mori chromosome 3, ASM3026992v2, the proteins below share one genomic window:
- the LOC101738925 gene encoding uncharacterized protein LOC101738925 isoform X1: MPNEVMIKQEFDSDASMSPPVGRLVDCNQAEDRKMIRLVRDRPLLYARSNMPVASYYAQVKMLWQEVADDMGWSVPDVRRKWSHIRNSYSRHLRNEIHGARTGKGRMVSRWYLADELEFLKEHMATDVRRSSPYPTTYAPSYLEIDMAKKTAEDTLDPFIHNPWFTLATSRTKIEDREDSSSPHSVRTDAVGSTSQSFEADENSAYFQFFRGIHNDYQELPPKKQRLFRRQCLHFLHNLLDDSDGHDQSSAINLSNNADSNSSDTDINILPH; this comes from the exons ATGCCCAATGAAGTGATGATAAAACAAGAGTTCGACAGTGACGCTTCCATGTCGCCGCCGGTAGGGCGCTTAGTCGACTGTAACCAAGCTGAAGATCGAAAGATGATAAGGTTGGTGCGGGACCGGCCTTTGCTGTACGCCCGAAGTAATATGCCCGTTGCCAGTTATTACGCGCAAGTCAAAATGCTGTGGCAGGAGGTCGCCGACGATATGGGTTGGAGCG TCCCTGACGTCAGAAGAAAGTGGTCGCACATCAGAAACTCATACTCAAGACACCTTCGCAACGAGATCCACGGCGCCCGCACGGGAAAGGGCCGCATGGTGTCCAGGTGGTACTTAGCTGATGAACTGGAATTCCTCAAAGAGCACATGGCTACCGACGT CAGAAGATCGTCTCCATACCCCACGACATACGCTCCCAGCTACCTAGAAATTGACATGGCGAAAAAAACAGCCGAGGACACCTTGGATCCCTTCATCCATAACCCTTGGTTCACTCTCGCCACCAGTCGCACCAAGATCGAGGACCGGGAAGACTCCAGCTCACCTCACAGCGTGCGGACGGACGCCGTGGGCTCGACCAGCCAGAGTTTCGAAGCTGACGAGAATTCCGCGTACTTCCAATTCTTTAGAGGAATACATAATGATTACCAGGAACTGCCCCCGAAGAAACAGAGACTATTCAGGCGACAGTGTCTTCATTTCCTGCACAACTTGCTGGACGACAGTGACGGCCACGATCAGAGTAGCGCTATTAATTTATCCAATAACGCTGACAGCAATTCCAGTGATACAGATATAAACATCTTGCCTCATTAG
- the LOC101738789 gene encoding uncharacterized protein LOC101738789 isoform X1, whose protein sequence is MEHFIETVRKYPCLWNTTAIEYRDQELKDAAWAEVMKETDLSSVKEVKLKWKKLRDSYRDALKRQNEMLAKDPSNPTKKSYPWKYMGPMQFLQPYMSNRKKPVESPVYSAPVVKQENGHQHNGEAHSSEESESEAESSPKRKNCEQLTVIDRKLDYLCKVQNKKMFTEAHYLERKRETPPPTLPDPLDIFFNSMCQSTKRLPFPTQVKIKKIVFNAVIESEEALIAEQQSYAGLWAQGAGSSSSSEAGDGAEDEDRKPS, encoded by the exons ATGGAGCACTTCATTGAAACCGTTCGCAAATACCCCTGCCTGTGGAACACGACGGCCATCGAGTACAGAGACCAAGAGTTAAAAGACGCGGCTTGGGCCGAAGTCATGAAGGAGACCGATCTGTCGTCGG TCAaagaagtaaaattaaaatggaaGAAACTTCGAGATAGTTACAGGGACGCGCTGAAGAGACAAAACGAGATGCTAGCCAAAGATCCAAGCAATCCTACCAAAAAGTCGTATCCCTGGAAATACATGGGACCGATGCAATTCCTACAACCATACATGAGCAATAGGAAAAAACCCGTCGAATCACCAGTATATTCAGCACCGGTAGTCAAGCAAGAAAATGGTCACCAACATAACGGGGAAGCCCATAGTTCTGAGGAGTCGGAGTCCGAAGCAGAATCATCACCTAAAAGAAAGAACTGCGAGCAGCTAACCGTGATCGACAGGAAACTTGACTATTTATGTAAagtccaaaacaaaaaaatgttcacgGAAGCTCATTACTTGGAGCGGAAAAGGGAGACCCCGCCTCCGACGCTGCCTGACCCTCTGGACATATTTTTCAACAGCATGTGCCAGTCTACTAAAAGACTGCCATTTCCCACtcaagtaaaaattaaaaaaatcgtatttaatGCCGTTATTGAGTCCGAAGAGGCCTTGATAGCCGAGCAGCAGAGTTACGCCGGTCTCTGGGCTCAGGGAGCGGGGAGTTCTTCGAGCAGCGAGGCCGGAGACGGCGCAGAGGACGAAGACCGGAAACCTTCCTGA
- the LOC101738925 gene encoding uncharacterized protein LOC101738925 isoform X3, translating to MPNEVMIKQEFDSDASMSPPVGRLVDCNQAEDRKMIRLVRDRPLLYARSNMPVASYYAQVKMLWQEVADDMGWSVPDVRRKWSHIRNSYSRHLRNEIHGARTGKGRMVSRWYLADELEFLKEHMATDVRTKIEDREDSSSPHSVRTDAVGSTSQSFEADENSAYFQFFRGIHNDYQELPPKKQRLFRRQCLHFLHNLLDDSDGHDQSSAINLSNNADSNSSDTDINILPH from the exons ATGCCCAATGAAGTGATGATAAAACAAGAGTTCGACAGTGACGCTTCCATGTCGCCGCCGGTAGGGCGCTTAGTCGACTGTAACCAAGCTGAAGATCGAAAGATGATAAGGTTGGTGCGGGACCGGCCTTTGCTGTACGCCCGAAGTAATATGCCCGTTGCCAGTTATTACGCGCAAGTCAAAATGCTGTGGCAGGAGGTCGCCGACGATATGGGTTGGAGCG TCCCTGACGTCAGAAGAAAGTGGTCGCACATCAGAAACTCATACTCAAGACACCTTCGCAACGAGATCCACGGCGCCCGCACGGGAAAGGGCCGCATGGTGTCCAGGTGGTACTTAGCTGATGAACTGGAATTCCTCAAAGAGCACATGGCTACCGACGT TCGCACCAAGATCGAGGACCGGGAAGACTCCAGCTCACCTCACAGCGTGCGGACGGACGCCGTGGGCTCGACCAGCCAGAGTTTCGAAGCTGACGAGAATTCCGCGTACTTCCAATTCTTTAGAGGAATACATAATGATTACCAGGAACTGCCCCCGAAGAAACAGAGACTATTCAGGCGACAGTGTCTTCATTTCCTGCACAACTTGCTGGACGACAGTGACGGCCACGATCAGAGTAGCGCTATTAATTTATCCAATAACGCTGACAGCAATTCCAGTGATACAGATATAAACATCTTGCCTCATTAG
- the LOC101739065 gene encoding high mobility group protein D, with translation MRAKALLSEPIWTVMSSSGSRTRFKMTDKPKRPMSAYLLWLNSARSKIKDDNPGLKVTEIAKKAGEIWRSMYDKSEWEEKAAKAKEQYIVDLESFNANGGGPVEKKKKTQKRGKKAKPAPKTKKVKQDAEDDDDDDDDKDDENDSE, from the exons ATGAGAGCGAAAGCTCTTCTCTCTGAACCGATTTGGACCGTCATGTCCAGCTCCGGTTCTCGTACCC gATTTAAAATGACAGATAAACCGAAAAGACCAATGTCAGCGTATTTATTATGGTTGAACAGCGCTAGATCAAAAATAAAGGATGACAATCCAGGATTAAAAGTAACGGAGATAGCCAAAAAAGCAGGCGAAATCTGGAGGTCCATGTATGACAAAAGCGAATGGGAAGAAAAGGCGGCAAAAGCCAAAGAACAATACATTGTAGATTTAGAATCATTTAATGCAAATGGCGGCGGTCCcgtagagaaaaaaaagaaaacccaaAAACGCGGGAAGAAAGCGAAACCGGCGCCAAAAACAAAGAAAGTGAAACAGGACGCCGaggacgatgatgatgatgacgatgacaaAGATGATGAGAACGACAGCGAATGA
- the LOC101738789 gene encoding uncharacterized protein LOC101738789 isoform X2 encodes MFREYVTGAASYVSSIIAYAVLSAGRYDFVCNFKEVKLKWKKLRDSYRDALKRQNEMLAKDPSNPTKKSYPWKYMGPMQFLQPYMSNRKKPVESPVYSAPVVKQENGHQHNGEAHSSEESESEAESSPKRKNCEQLTVIDRKLDYLCKVQNKKMFTEAHYLERKRETPPPTLPDPLDIFFNSMCQSTKRLPFPTQVKIKKIVFNAVIESEEALIAEQQSYAGLWAQGAGSSSSSEAGDGAEDEDRKPS; translated from the exons ATGTTCCGTGAATACGTAACCGGCGCCGCGTCCTATGTGAGCTCGATAATAGCGTACGCTGTTTTATCAGCCGGTCGTTATGATTTTGTTTGTAATT TCAaagaagtaaaattaaaatggaaGAAACTTCGAGATAGTTACAGGGACGCGCTGAAGAGACAAAACGAGATGCTAGCCAAAGATCCAAGCAATCCTACCAAAAAGTCGTATCCCTGGAAATACATGGGACCGATGCAATTCCTACAACCATACATGAGCAATAGGAAAAAACCCGTCGAATCACCAGTATATTCAGCACCGGTAGTCAAGCAAGAAAATGGTCACCAACATAACGGGGAAGCCCATAGTTCTGAGGAGTCGGAGTCCGAAGCAGAATCATCACCTAAAAGAAAGAACTGCGAGCAGCTAACCGTGATCGACAGGAAACTTGACTATTTATGTAAagtccaaaacaaaaaaatgttcacgGAAGCTCATTACTTGGAGCGGAAAAGGGAGACCCCGCCTCCGACGCTGCCTGACCCTCTGGACATATTTTTCAACAGCATGTGCCAGTCTACTAAAAGACTGCCATTTCCCACtcaagtaaaaattaaaaaaatcgtatttaatGCCGTTATTGAGTCCGAAGAGGCCTTGATAGCCGAGCAGCAGAGTTACGCCGGTCTCTGGGCTCAGGGAGCGGGGAGTTCTTCGAGCAGCGAGGCCGGAGACGGCGCAGAGGACGAAGACCGGAAACCTTCCTGA
- the LOC101738925 gene encoding uncharacterized protein LOC101738925 isoform X2 has product MPNEVMIKQEFDSDASMSPPVGRLVDCNQAEDRKMIRLVRDRPLLYARSNMPVASYYAQVKMLWQEVADDMGWSVPDVRRKWSHIRNSYSRHLRNEIHGARTGKGRMVSRWYLADELEFLKEHMATDVRSSPYPTTYAPSYLEIDMAKKTAEDTLDPFIHNPWFTLATSRTKIEDREDSSSPHSVRTDAVGSTSQSFEADENSAYFQFFRGIHNDYQELPPKKQRLFRRQCLHFLHNLLDDSDGHDQSSAINLSNNADSNSSDTDINILPH; this is encoded by the exons ATGCCCAATGAAGTGATGATAAAACAAGAGTTCGACAGTGACGCTTCCATGTCGCCGCCGGTAGGGCGCTTAGTCGACTGTAACCAAGCTGAAGATCGAAAGATGATAAGGTTGGTGCGGGACCGGCCTTTGCTGTACGCCCGAAGTAATATGCCCGTTGCCAGTTATTACGCGCAAGTCAAAATGCTGTGGCAGGAGGTCGCCGACGATATGGGTTGGAGCG TCCCTGACGTCAGAAGAAAGTGGTCGCACATCAGAAACTCATACTCAAGACACCTTCGCAACGAGATCCACGGCGCCCGCACGGGAAAGGGCCGCATGGTGTCCAGGTGGTACTTAGCTGATGAACTGGAATTCCTCAAAGAGCACATGGCTACCGACGT AAGATCGTCTCCATACCCCACGACATACGCTCCCAGCTACCTAGAAATTGACATGGCGAAAAAAACAGCCGAGGACACCTTGGATCCCTTCATCCATAACCCTTGGTTCACTCTCGCCACCAGTCGCACCAAGATCGAGGACCGGGAAGACTCCAGCTCACCTCACAGCGTGCGGACGGACGCCGTGGGCTCGACCAGCCAGAGTTTCGAAGCTGACGAGAATTCCGCGTACTTCCAATTCTTTAGAGGAATACATAATGATTACCAGGAACTGCCCCCGAAGAAACAGAGACTATTCAGGCGACAGTGTCTTCATTTCCTGCACAACTTGCTGGACGACAGTGACGGCCACGATCAGAGTAGCGCTATTAATTTATCCAATAACGCTGACAGCAATTCCAGTGATACAGATATAAACATCTTGCCTCATTAG